From Deinococcus aquaticus, one genomic window encodes:
- a CDS encoding LacI family DNA-binding transcriptional regulator: MKGAGKGVTLADVAREAGVSSMTVSRALNRPDIVTAPIRERVQAAVDALGYIPNRMAGTLAGGGPVRLLPMVLPTLHHSVYVPFLEGVQRGLTQPGWQLAIDLTEYDPQREWRAAEQFLSLRPDVMVLAGTDHDPRVLPALRRFGVRIIEVMDAHPDPADLLIGYDHAQAGTMAARHLIERGYRHLAYASCLGVGDARNARRMQAFRAEAERCGVPCAAENVEEPSSYEVGVTLLRRLLTREPGVDAIYFSNDDVAAGALFECLRQGLSVPGRVAILGHNDMSISAHVHPALSTVATPREEIGAEVARRLNAPTLKGGLVTFPCELRPRQTT, from the coding sequence ATGAAGGGGGCCGGGAAAGGAGTGACGCTGGCCGACGTGGCCCGCGAGGCCGGCGTGAGCAGCATGACCGTCAGCCGCGCCCTGAACCGCCCGGACATCGTGACCGCGCCCATCCGGGAGCGCGTGCAGGCCGCCGTGGACGCCCTGGGGTACATCCCTAACCGTATGGCCGGCACCCTGGCCGGCGGCGGCCCCGTGCGCCTGCTGCCGATGGTGCTGCCGACCCTGCACCACAGCGTGTACGTGCCGTTCCTGGAAGGCGTGCAGCGCGGCCTGACCCAGCCCGGCTGGCAACTGGCAATCGACCTGACCGAGTACGACCCGCAGCGCGAGTGGCGCGCCGCCGAGCAGTTCCTGTCTCTGCGGCCCGACGTGATGGTCCTGGCCGGCACGGACCACGACCCGCGCGTGCTCCCCGCCCTGCGGCGCTTTGGCGTGCGCATCATCGAGGTCATGGACGCCCACCCGGACCCGGCGGACCTGCTGATCGGGTACGACCACGCGCAGGCCGGGACGATGGCGGCCCGGCACCTGATCGAACGCGGGTACCGGCACCTCGCGTACGCCAGTTGCCTGGGCGTCGGGGACGCCCGCAACGCCCGGCGCATGCAGGCCTTCCGCGCCGAGGCCGAACGCTGCGGCGTGCCCTGCGCCGCCGAGAACGTAGAGGAACCCTCCTCGTACGAGGTGGGCGTGACCCTGCTGCGCCGCCTGCTGACCCGCGAGCCCGGCGTGGACGCCATCTACTTCTCGAACGACGACGTGGCCGCCGGGGCGCTGTTCGAGTGCCTGCGCCAGGGCCTGAGCGTGCCAGGCCGCGTGGCGATCCTGGGTCACAACGACATGAGCATCTCCGCGCACGTGCACCCGGCCCTGAGTACGGTGGCCACGCCCCGCGAGGAGATCGGCGCGGAAGTCGCCCGCCGCCTGAACGCCCCCACCCTGAAGGGCGGCCTGGTCACCTTCCCCTGCGAGCTTCGCCCCCGCCAGACCACCTGA
- a CDS encoding gluconokinase, which translates to MSNPTHPSSTQPLVVAFDLGTTALKAVLFHGRTERHRLQFPYPLHAEQPGQATQRLPDLMQAFTLALSGMEEYLTRHDLTPQAAGFSNAMHTLTLIRSGGPSDVFTFADLRASTGGYPVTHLHAQTGVPWHPMTPAVKLAALHAAGQLTDVQRVSGVKEELLLRFFGVYWTDQSTASATGLLGRGGTYDPQALAQAGVTAAHLPTVHPIETPLPPLQPTYRTRYPRLAAAHWAIGASDGVTATEGLGITRPDQAALSVGTSSAVRTFTPCPAADPHAHLFSYRADHGGQERYLVGGPSNNAGIVLNWLRDNLSIPQDLDDLLHATTPGARGLLFLPALSGERAPLWDPHVSGSLLGLGLHHGPHDIARAGMEGVALHLAWLSDLLSSGTQPLREYRATGGLTRSRAWLRVLANALNAPVLVPDGADLFEGSAFGAALIAARSAGLDLPHALTFDTVEPDADAPLYATLGRKYRHAALALQTLTHDLRAL; encoded by the coding sequence ATGTCAAATCCCACCCACCCCTCGTCCACCCAGCCGCTGGTGGTCGCCTTCGACCTCGGCACCACCGCCCTGAAAGCCGTGCTGTTCCACGGCCGCACCGAACGCCACCGCCTGCAATTCCCGTACCCACTGCACGCCGAACAGCCCGGACAGGCCACCCAGCGCCTCCCGGATCTGATGCAGGCCTTCACGCTGGCCCTGAGCGGGATGGAGGAGTACCTGACCCGCCACGACCTGACCCCGCAGGCCGCCGGATTCAGTAACGCCATGCACACCCTGACCCTGATTCGCAGCGGCGGTCCGTCCGACGTGTTCACCTTCGCGGACCTGCGCGCCAGCACCGGGGGCTACCCGGTCACGCACCTGCACGCGCAGACCGGCGTGCCCTGGCACCCCATGACGCCCGCCGTGAAACTCGCCGCGCTGCACGCCGCCGGGCAACTGACCGACGTGCAGCGCGTCAGCGGCGTGAAGGAAGAACTGCTGCTCCGCTTCTTCGGCGTGTACTGGACTGATCAGAGCACCGCCTCCGCCACCGGCCTGCTGGGACGCGGCGGCACGTACGACCCGCAGGCCCTCGCTCAGGCCGGCGTCACCGCCGCGCACCTGCCCACCGTGCACCCCATCGAGACTCCGCTGCCGCCCCTGCAACCCACCTACCGCACCCGCTACCCGCGCCTCGCCGCCGCCCACTGGGCCATCGGCGCCAGCGACGGCGTGACCGCCACCGAGGGCCTCGGCATCACCCGCCCCGACCAAGCGGCCCTGTCTGTCGGGACCAGCAGCGCCGTGCGGACCTTCACGCCCTGCCCCGCCGCCGACCCGCACGCGCACCTGTTCAGCTACCGCGCCGACCACGGCGGCCAGGAACGCTACCTGGTGGGCGGCCCCAGCAACAACGCGGGCATCGTCCTGAACTGGCTGCGCGACAATCTGAGCATCCCCCAGGACCTCGACGATCTGCTGCACGCCACCACCCCCGGCGCGCGCGGCCTGCTGTTCCTGCCCGCCCTGAGCGGCGAACGCGCCCCGCTGTGGGACCCGCACGTCAGCGGCAGCCTGCTGGGCCTGGGTCTGCACCACGGCCCGCACGACATCGCCCGCGCCGGCATGGAAGGCGTCGCCCTGCACCTCGCGTGGCTGTCCGACCTGCTCTCCAGCGGCACGCAACCCCTGCGCGAGTACCGCGCGACCGGCGGCCTGACCCGCTCCCGCGCGTGGCTGCGCGTCCTGGCGAACGCCCTGAACGCCCCCGTTCTCGTCCCCGACGGCGCCGACCTGTTCGAGGGCAGTGCCTTCGGCGCGGCCCTGATCGCCGCCCGTAGCGCCGGCCTGGACCTCCCACACGCCCTGACCTTCGACACCGTCGAACCCGACGCCGACGCCCCCCTGTACGCCACCCTTGGCCGGAAGTACCGGCACGCTGCCCTCGCCCTCCAGACCCTCACGCACGACCTGCGCGCCCTGTAA